A genome region from Candidatus Woesearchaeota archaeon includes the following:
- a CDS encoding phosphoglycerate kinase, with protein sequence MKTIKQLKLTGKRVFIRCDFNVPLKNGKVTDNYRLLNALLTIKYVLKQKPQQIILASHLGRPDSKSRTNLAEFSLAPVAKELSKLLKRTIELHPIIDAPTNPKQKIVLLENLRFYDGEKKGDIKFAKQLAKHADVYIDDAFGTMHRKDASVYALPKLLPHAAGLLVEQEIKNVHLNHKKPLVAIFGAAKISDKLPLFKKLLAKVDKLILGGGVVFTFMRAADIAVGHSLVEEDMIPEAKKLLKKYGAKIIFPTDFAVATPAHFKGKTKIDKKQITIVDFAEIPKTKAAYDVGSKSVKLFSAVLGSAKTVVWNGPLGVFEVKPFDKGTNTIIKFLAEHNMTTIIGGGDTASAVHKTNYAEKMTHISTGGGASLELLAGNKLPAIEVLK encoded by the coding sequence GTGAAAACAATTAAACAACTCAAACTAACTGGTAAGCGAGTTTTTATTCGCTGCGACTTTAACGTTCCACTTAAAAATGGTAAAGTAACAGATAATTATAGACTTCTTAACGCGCTTTTAACTATTAAGTACGTGCTCAAACAAAAACCACAACAAATAATATTAGCCAGTCATCTTGGCAGGCCTGATTCGAAGTCAAGAACTAACCTGGCAGAATTTAGTTTGGCTCCAGTTGCAAAAGAACTTTCCAAACTACTTAAGAGAACAATTGAACTACACCCTATTATTGACGCGCCAACCAACCCCAAACAAAAAATAGTTCTTCTTGAAAATTTACGATTCTATGACGGAGAAAAAAAAGGCGATATCAAATTTGCAAAACAACTTGCAAAACACGCTGATGTCTATATTGATGATGCATTTGGCACCATGCACCGAAAAGATGCGTCTGTTTATGCACTACCTAAACTCTTGCCACATGCAGCAGGATTACTTGTAGAACAAGAAATAAAAAATGTTCATCTCAATCATAAAAAACCACTCGTAGCCATTTTTGGCGCAGCAAAAATAAGTGATAAATTACCACTTTTTAAAAAACTCCTTGCAAAAGTAGACAAACTCATTTTAGGTGGTGGTGTGGTCTTTACGTTTATGCGTGCAGCTGATATTGCTGTTGGACATTCACTCGTCGAAGAAGACATGATTCCTGAAGCAAAAAAATTGTTAAAAAAATATGGTGCAAAAATTATTTTTCCAACAGACTTTGCAGTTGCTACACCAGCTCATTTTAAAGGGAAAACGAAGATTGACAAAAAACAGATTACTATTGTTGACTTTGCAGAAATTCCAAAAACGAAAGCAGCATACGATGTTGGTTCTAAATCAGTGAAACTTTTTTCAGCAGTTTTAGGTTCGGCAAAAACCGTTGTATGGAATGGACCGCTTGGTGTCTTTGAAGTCAAACCATTTGATAAAGGAACAAATACTATTATTAAATTCTTAGCAGAACATAATATGACGACCATTATTGGGGGAGGCGATACTGCAAGTGCAGTGCATAAAACAAACTATGCAGAAAAAATGACGCACATCTCCACAGGTGGCGGTGCTAGTTTAGAACTTTTAGCGGGAAATAAACTTCCCGCAATTGAGGTGCTTAAGTAA
- a CDS encoding Kae1-associated serine/threonine protein kinase, translated as MAIISQGAEATLTLVDDKVYKERTPKSYRLSQVDDALRLSRTNRERKVLIKAKELGLRVPEVFPSDKKFTLVLEYIKGGRLKDWLNGDGKENLSCAEIYLKQVGIWLATLHNNDILHGDLTTSNVLLSKQGELVLIDFGLSFFSKKIEDKAVDLHLFEQGLRSTHYKHAETFFHFFLTGYGASTTYTAVFDRLEIVRARGKNKH; from the coding sequence ATGGCTATTATTTCACAAGGTGCAGAAGCAACACTTACACTAGTTGATGATAAGGTGTATAAAGAGCGAACACCAAAATCATATCGATTATCTCAAGTTGATGACGCGCTTCGACTTTCTCGAACCAATAGGGAACGCAAAGTTTTGATTAAAGCAAAAGAATTAGGCTTGCGCGTTCCAGAAGTATTTCCTAGTGATAAAAAATTCACTTTGGTTTTAGAATATATTAAAGGTGGTCGACTTAAAGATTGGCTTAATGGTGATGGAAAAGAAAATCTCTCTTGTGCAGAAATTTACTTAAAACAAGTAGGAATTTGGTTAGCGACGCTTCATAATAATGATATTTTACATGGAGATTTAACTACTTCAAATGTTCTTCTTTCAAAACAAGGTGAGTTAGTATTAATTGATTTCGGACTTTCTTTTTTTTCAAAAAAAATAGAAGATAAAGCCGTTGATTTACATTTATTTGAGCAAGGACTACGCAGCACCCATTACAAACATGCAGAAACATTTTTTCACTTTTTTTTAACAGGATATGGGGCAAGTACAACCTATACTGCGGTGTTTGATAGATTAGAAATAGTACGTGCTCGTGGAAAAAATAAACATTAA
- a CDS encoding CDC48 family AAA ATPase, giving the protein MTDVQLKVAEAFQDDISKGLVRIDKSFMDELGVTPGDVVSLAGERMSVAKVERSLPGDIGLAIIRMDGLTRRNAGARIGEYVKIEKIEAVAAQQVTIAPAREGIKIKIDNPELLNRFLLGRVMQKGDLISLGTHQFQFAFGDLKFVVADTNPKKQPVFIGSTSQVDCLSEAVELKDEPVVPEVTYEDIGGLADELVKIREMIELPLRHPELFDRLGIEPPKGVLLHGPPGTGKTLLAKAVANETNSNFYVINGPEIMSKFYGQSEENLRKIFEEAEKSAPSIIFIDEIDAIAPKREESKGEVERRVVAQLLTIMDGLASRGRVVVMAATNIPNSIDPALRRPGRFDRELELAAPDVSGRENILKIHTRNMPLGGKVDLKILAQLTHGFVGADLASLAKEAAMNVLRKLLPELKVSDDDTAVIPPEILDKIVITQKDLIDALKVVRPSAMREVLIETPSTKWADIGGLEDVKQELIEAVEWPLKHKPVFKKLGVRPPKGVLIYGPPGTGKTLLAKAVANEAEANFIAIKGPELLSKWVNETPQLVKKIFDKARQVAPSIIFIDEIDAIAEKRGSDGGRNASSGHMNAVNQLLTEMDGLQGLNDVVVIAATNRPDTMDTALLRPGRFDRIVLASVPDTKGREAIFKVHTEHMPLAETVDIKDLVAKTDGYVGADIEAVCREAAMFELRKDMDATEISKKSFDKALKKVRPSASKEIQAAYASLQEQFTSARGKEFKEERPSYYG; this is encoded by the coding sequence ATGACCGATGTTCAACTCAAAGTAGCAGAAGCATTCCAAGACGATATTAGTAAAGGACTTGTTCGTATAGATAAATCTTTTATGGATGAACTAGGTGTAACCCCTGGAGATGTTGTTTCTCTTGCAGGCGAACGAATGTCTGTTGCAAAAGTAGAACGAAGTCTTCCAGGAGATATAGGTCTTGCAATCATTCGAATGGATGGGCTTACCAGAAGAAATGCAGGAGCAAGAATTGGCGAGTATGTTAAAATTGAAAAAATTGAAGCAGTAGCTGCACAACAAGTTACCATAGCACCAGCACGAGAAGGTATCAAAATAAAAATAGATAATCCGGAACTTCTAAATAGATTTTTACTTGGACGAGTTATGCAAAAAGGAGATCTCATCAGTTTAGGCACACACCAATTTCAATTCGCATTCGGTGATCTTAAATTTGTTGTCGCAGATACCAATCCAAAAAAACAACCAGTTTTTATTGGATCAACATCACAAGTAGATTGTTTAAGCGAAGCAGTAGAACTTAAAGATGAACCTGTCGTGCCAGAAGTAACCTATGAAGATATTGGAGGACTTGCCGACGAACTTGTTAAAATCAGAGAAATGATAGAACTACCTCTTCGACATCCAGAACTCTTTGATAGATTAGGTATTGAACCGCCAAAAGGAGTGCTCTTACACGGACCTCCCGGAACAGGAAAAACGCTTCTAGCAAAGGCTGTTGCAAACGAAACGAACAGTAATTTTTATGTTATTAATGGACCAGAAATTATGAGTAAATTTTATGGACAATCAGAAGAAAACCTCAGAAAAATTTTTGAAGAAGCAGAAAAAAGCGCGCCATCAATAATTTTTATTGATGAAATCGACGCGATTGCACCAAAACGAGAAGAAAGCAAAGGTGAAGTAGAACGAAGAGTTGTAGCACAACTCCTCACTATTATGGATGGTCTTGCATCTCGAGGACGAGTCGTTGTTATGGCAGCAACTAATATTCCTAACTCTATTGATCCCGCACTTCGAAGACCAGGACGATTTGATAGGGAACTAGAACTTGCAGCACCAGACGTTTCTGGGAGAGAAAACATTCTAAAAATTCATACAAGAAATATGCCTCTAGGTGGAAAAGTTGATTTGAAAATTCTTGCGCAATTAACCCATGGCTTTGTTGGTGCAGACCTTGCATCACTTGCTAAAGAAGCCGCAATGAATGTACTTCGAAAGTTACTTCCTGAACTAAAAGTTAGTGACGATGATACTGCTGTTATCCCACCAGAAATACTAGATAAAATTGTAATTACTCAAAAAGATTTAATTGATGCACTTAAAGTCGTACGACCAAGTGCTATGCGAGAAGTACTTATTGAAACACCGAGCACCAAATGGGCTGATATTGGTGGACTTGAAGATGTGAAACAAGAACTTATTGAAGCAGTAGAATGGCCGCTAAAACACAAACCCGTCTTTAAGAAATTAGGCGTTCGACCACCAAAAGGAGTGCTTATTTATGGTCCTCCAGGAACAGGAAAAACACTTCTAGCAAAAGCTGTTGCAAACGAAGCAGAAGCAAACTTTATTGCCATTAAAGGACCTGAATTATTATCTAAATGGGTCAATGAAACACCGCAATTGGTAAAAAAAATTTTTGATAAAGCACGTCAAGTAGCACCTTCGATAATTTTTATTGATGAAATTGATGCCATTGCAGAAAAAAGAGGTTCTGATGGTGGAAGAAATGCATCTTCGGGACATATGAATGCAGTAAATCAATTATTAACTGAAATGGATGGTTTACAAGGACTTAACGATGTTGTTGTTATTGCAGCAACAAACAGACCAGACACCATGGATACAGCTTTACTTCGACCAGGACGATTTGATAGAATAGTTTTAGCTAGTGTTCCAGATACTAAAGGTCGAGAAGCAATCTTTAAAGTTCATACTGAACACATGCCGCTTGCAGAAACAGTGGATATTAAAGATCTCGTTGCAAAAACAGATGGCTATGTAGGAGCTGATATTGAAGCAGTATGTCGAGAAGCAGCAATGTTTGAACTACGAAAAGATATGGATGCAACAGAAATTTCTAAAAAATCTTTTGATAAAGCACTTAAAAAAGTACGACCAAGTGCAAGCAAAGAAATACAAGCAGCATACGCCTCGCTTCAAGAACAATTTACTAGTGCTCGAGGTAAAGAGTTTAAAGAAGAACGTCCAAGTTATTATGGTTAA
- a CDS encoding deoxyhypusine synthase has translation MVERYDALTDEQIKKAHDANYVVPTMTLDDWTSVAGYDFEGEFDANKFFESFFTTGFQATDLARAIGTLKEMKETGATIFLGFTSNMASCGVRDIITYLCKHKLVDVLVTTVGGVEEDIMKTMKPFVLGNYDAPGKFLRDNGINRTGNIFIPNDRYLYFERFMQPFFKRINEEYNHVISTKDFCKEIGKEVDDESSIYYWCYKNDIPVFCPAPTDGSIGDLMFFFKQKHPEFKIDLADDIVDITKIAMNAEKTGIIAIGGSVPKHHIANVNLFRDGADYAIYLTTAHEFEGSNAGANLEEAISWGKVKDNAKRVKVVGDASITFPLLVAGAFKLNMTSPNSKNFDSQSPQH, from the coding sequence ATGGTTGAACGATATGATGCATTAACAGACGAACAAATAAAAAAAGCGCATGACGCGAATTACGTAGTGCCAACCATGACACTTGATGACTGGACGAGCGTTGCAGGATATGATTTTGAAGGGGAGTTTGACGCTAACAAATTCTTTGAAAGTTTTTTTACCACAGGCTTTCAAGCAACAGATTTAGCGCGAGCAATAGGAACGCTTAAAGAAATGAAAGAAACGGGCGCGACCATATTTTTAGGATTTACGAGCAACATGGCTAGTTGTGGGGTGCGAGACATTATCACGTATCTTTGCAAACATAAACTGGTTGATGTGCTTGTTACCACCGTTGGTGGTGTTGAAGAAGATATTATGAAAACCATGAAGCCCTTTGTTTTGGGAAACTATGATGCGCCAGGAAAATTCTTACGAGATAATGGTATTAATAGAACGGGAAATATCTTTATTCCAAATGACCGCTACTTGTATTTTGAACGATTTATGCAACCATTCTTTAAACGTATAAATGAAGAATATAACCACGTTATTTCTACAAAAGATTTTTGCAAAGAAATAGGTAAAGAGGTAGATGACGAATCATCAATATATTATTGGTGTTATAAAAATGACATACCTGTTTTTTGTCCAGCACCAACAGATGGTTCAATTGGCGATCTTATGTTTTTCTTTAAACAAAAACATCCCGAATTTAAGATTGATTTAGCAGACGATATTGTAGACATAACTAAGATTGCAATGAACGCTGAAAAAACAGGCATAATTGCAATAGGCGGGTCAGTTCCTAAACATCATATTGCAAATGTTAATCTTTTTCGAGATGGAGCAGACTACGCCATTTATCTGACAACTGCCCATGAATTTGAAGGAAGCAACGCAGGAGCAAACCTTGAAGAAGCAATTAGCTGGGGAAAAGTAAAAGATAATGCCAAACGCGTAAAAGTTGTGGGTGATGCAAGTATTACTTTCCCGCTCTTAGTTGCAGGAGCCTTTAAACTGAATATGACTTCTCCTAATTCGAAGAACTTTGATTCTCAGTCACCACAACATTAA
- a CDS encoding ABC transporter ATP-binding protein/permease, which produces MDVMVKDKSKQGPIVFMFKKLWEFSEGNRRNLVIYLVLFILAQSLMFLEPLIIAKVLNIIQVQGIIEENFKTLLWWLASFIGIEMLFWVFHGPARVMEMANGFIAKINYRKHLLDGTMDLPAKWHADHHSGDTIDKIEKASEGLRAFGTRTFEVVQFIVKFLTSYIALVYFNVSSSYIVLGMIIITLFIVVKMDKFLIKRIKKLNKMYNGIAAKIFDTLSNITTVIILRIQRLVSGAIFRKMIEPYHYDVKTNKLIELKWFFVSMCVVIMSFLVIGVYFYQNMKSGTVVMVGTVSALFAYTGKIGSLFYHFAYRYGDIVKWRADVANAEEISDLFTKKETVKPVKLDNWKTIRIDKLDFQYEDIKGHHLHLNNINLTIKRKERIAFIGESGSGKTTMLKIIRELYKPRKVKVFVDDKYISKGFSKLSTNISLIPQDPEIFTTTIKDNISVGMYASLGHIKKYTNIAKFTDVVNRLPHKWNSSIVEKGVNLSGGEKQRLALARGLFASEGKEIILLDEPTSSVDAKNELEIYKNIFKSFKQKTIISSIHRLHLLPLFDTIYFFRQGKIIASGSYNELKKNSAAFRRLLKKYEKTTK; this is translated from the coding sequence GTGGATGTAATGGTTAAAGATAAGTCTAAACAAGGCCCTATTGTTTTTATGTTTAAAAAACTCTGGGAGTTCTCTGAAGGCAATAGAAGAAATCTTGTCATATACTTAGTTTTATTCATACTAGCACAGAGTTTAATGTTTCTAGAACCCCTCATCATTGCAAAAGTGCTTAATATTATTCAAGTGCAAGGCATTATAGAAGAAAATTTTAAAACGTTATTATGGTGGCTTGCATCATTTATTGGAATAGAGATGTTATTTTGGGTGTTTCATGGTCCTGCTCGAGTCATGGAAATGGCCAATGGTTTTATTGCTAAAATTAATTACCGAAAACATTTGCTTGATGGCACTATGGATTTGCCTGCAAAGTGGCATGCAGATCATCATTCTGGCGATACCATTGACAAAATTGAAAAAGCAAGTGAGGGTTTGCGTGCATTCGGTACAAGAACGTTTGAAGTGGTCCAATTCATTGTTAAATTTTTAACCTCATATATCGCGCTTGTTTATTTTAACGTAAGCTCTAGTTACATTGTTCTTGGTATGATAATCATCACCTTATTCATTGTTGTTAAAATGGATAAGTTTCTTATCAAACGAATTAAGAAATTGAATAAAATGTATAATGGTATTGCTGCTAAAATCTTTGATACCTTAAGTAACATCACAACAGTTATTATTTTGCGTATTCAACGCCTTGTTTCAGGCGCTATTTTTCGCAAGATGATTGAGCCATATCATTATGATGTAAAAACTAATAAGCTTATTGAACTCAAATGGTTTTTTGTCTCCATGTGCGTAGTCATCATGAGTTTTTTAGTAATTGGCGTATATTTTTATCAGAATATGAAATCTGGAACCGTTGTCATGGTTGGTACAGTTTCTGCACTCTTTGCCTATACAGGAAAAATTGGTAGCCTCTTTTATCATTTTGCTTATCGGTATGGAGATATTGTTAAATGGCGGGCTGACGTTGCTAATGCTGAAGAAATCTCTGATTTGTTTACTAAAAAAGAAACAGTTAAACCAGTAAAACTAGATAACTGGAAGACTATTCGTATAGACAAGTTAGACTTTCAATATGAAGATATAAAGGGACATCATTTGCACTTGAACAATATTAATTTAACTATTAAACGAAAAGAAAGAATTGCGTTTATCGGTGAAAGTGGGAGTGGTAAAACCACGATGCTTAAGATTATTAGAGAACTTTACAAACCTAGAAAGGTAAAAGTGTTTGTTGATGATAAATATATTTCCAAGGGTTTTAGTAAATTAAGTACCAATATTTCACTCATTCCGCAGGATCCTGAAATTTTCACAACAACAATTAAAGATAATATTAGTGTAGGCATGTATGCAAGTCTTGGGCACATTAAGAAATACACCAATATTGCAAAGTTTACTGATGTGGTTAATCGCTTACCACATAAGTGGAATTCTTCAATTGTTGAAAAAGGAGTCAATTTAAGCGGTGGTGAGAAGCAGCGGCTTGCTTTAGCCCGAGGTTTGTTTGCCAGTGAAGGAAAAGAAATCATCCTGCTTGATGAGCCAACAAGTAGCGTTGATGCTAAAAATGAGTTAGAAATTTATAAAAATATTTTCAAGTCGTTTAAGCAAAAAACAATTATTTCATCCATTCATCGACTACACTTATTGCCGTTGTTTGATACTATTTATTTTTTTAGACAAGGCAAGATTATTGCTAGTGGCAGTTATAATGAGTTAAAGAAAAATTCAGCCGCGTTTAGACGCTTACTAAAAAAATATGAAAAAACAACAAAATAA
- the gatD gene encoding Glu-tRNA(Gln) amidotransferase subunit GatD, with product MDISSIPLLSKVSLQTSQHTYEGLFMPLDGDYVVIKLTSGYNVGIHPKHIQQVKILEESRVPRQETSLSIQQDTSLPVVKILHTGGTIASKVDYTTGGVNAAFDPAELLQLFPELKNIARIESEFLGNMWSDDFRFAHFNQIATKIFQGAQQGITKFIVGSGTDFLHYLSAALSFILKDVSVSVLVVGSQRSSDRGSSDAAMNLICATQFLVNTPCSGVSVCMHGSQSDDACHIISGTHARKMHSSRRDAFQPINDEIIATIHYQDGSIILNKELSQTQTKQLPTALPLFNEQLKVGLLYSKPQLFEEELAVYETFDGLVLAGSGLGQFPVSVPNDNCAEHEQIFKTLVILAKKIPVVMSVQTIYGRVHMNVYSPARRLQDIGILGHGSTMMPEVAYIKLAWLLSNYSPEETRKLFMQDIVGELNNYESNRI from the coding sequence ATGGATATATCAAGCATACCCCTACTGTCCAAAGTTTCTCTTCAAACATCCCAACATACTTACGAGGGCCTCTTTATGCCTTTGGATGGCGATTATGTAGTTATTAAACTTACTTCAGGCTATAATGTTGGTATTCACCCAAAACACATACAACAGGTGAAGATTTTAGAAGAGTCACGAGTGCCTCGTCAAGAAACATCATTATCCATACAACAAGACACCTCGTTGCCTGTTGTCAAAATATTGCATACTGGAGGAACTATCGCCTCAAAAGTAGATTATACGACAGGTGGAGTGAATGCAGCGTTTGACCCTGCAGAATTACTACAACTATTCCCAGAACTAAAAAATATTGCTCGCATTGAAAGTGAATTCTTAGGAAACATGTGGAGTGATGACTTTCGATTTGCGCATTTTAACCAAATAGCAACAAAAATATTTCAAGGAGCACAACAAGGCATCACAAAATTTATTGTAGGAAGTGGTACAGACTTCTTGCATTATCTTTCGGCAGCACTCTCTTTTATTCTCAAAGACGTTTCTGTGAGCGTTCTTGTCGTAGGAAGTCAACGAAGTAGTGATCGAGGAAGCAGCGATGCTGCAATGAATCTTATTTGCGCGACACAATTTCTAGTTAACACTCCCTGTAGCGGTGTAAGCGTTTGTATGCACGGTTCGCAAAGCGACGATGCGTGTCACATTATTTCAGGAACGCACGCAAGAAAAATGCATAGCTCAAGACGAGACGCGTTTCAACCAATTAATGATGAAATCATTGCAACTATTCATTATCAAGACGGGTCAATTATTCTTAATAAAGAACTTAGTCAAACACAAACAAAACAATTACCAACAGCGCTTCCACTTTTTAACGAGCAACTCAAAGTAGGATTGCTTTATTCAAAGCCACAACTTTTTGAAGAAGAACTTGCAGTTTATGAAACGTTTGATGGACTAGTGTTAGCGGGCTCGGGTCTTGGACAATTTCCTGTGAGTGTTCCAAATGATAACTGCGCAGAACACGAACAAATTTTCAAAACACTTGTAATCTTAGCAAAAAAAATACCAGTTGTGATGAGTGTGCAAACTATTTATGGGCGAGTGCATATGAACGTGTATAGTCCTGCACGACGACTTCAAGACATAGGTATACTTGGCCACGGCTCAACAATGATGCCGGAAGTAGCCTACATTAAACTTGCATGGCTCTTAAGTAATTACTCGCCAGAAGAAACTAGAAAACTCTTTATGCAAGATATTGTTGGTGAATTGAATAATTATGAATCAAATAGAATATAA
- the gatE gene encoding Glu-tRNA(Gln) amidotransferase subunit GatE has protein sequence MKLKTDITESDHKELGLKCGLEIHQQLEGKKLFCNCPTVIRDDTPDFEIIRNLRASAGESGDVDAAALAETKKEKYFLYEGYDDTTCLVEQDEEPPGEVNSAALRSAIQVAKLLNMNIVDQLRFMRKTVVNGSNTSGFQRTGLVATQGMLRTGKGKFCGVESLGLEEDSCKDIEKTTDYTKYNLSRLGIPLLELATAPDISTPDEAKDVAEYIGMIMRSLPNVKRGLGTIRQDVNISIAKGVRVEIKGAQDLKMIPTILRNEMLRQHNLLDIFEELNKRGATVGKDIIDVTSLFTSSTSKVITTALAKDTGVVLALPLYSFGGLTKLETQPGRRYGSELSDYAKVMGVAGLFHADELPNYGITQAEKDNVFAELKLDATKDNFLLIADTTDVAQRALSNAQDRAADFTLRKEVRTAKPDGTSVFMRPMPGASRMYPETDVKPIVIDADAVKIPELLSEKIGKLVKQFGIAEDIAKRLLKDGIDLPALTKKYPNLKAAFIIDTYYSLPSMIKKKQGVDVDIISHADTLFAKLNDNKITKDSFEELLALLSQGKEVDWSTYELVDIADITDDVKAIIVEMKGAPMGAIIGKVMNKYKGRVDGKELAKLVAQLHK, from the coding sequence ATGAAACTTAAAACTGACATTACGGAAAGCGACCATAAAGAACTCGGTCTAAAGTGTGGACTAGAAATACATCAACAGCTAGAAGGCAAAAAGTTATTCTGTAATTGCCCCACAGTTATTCGAGATGATACGCCTGACTTTGAAATAATCCGCAATCTTCGAGCAAGCGCAGGAGAAAGCGGCGATGTTGATGCAGCAGCACTAGCCGAAACAAAGAAGGAAAAGTATTTTTTGTATGAGGGTTATGATGATACCACTTGTCTTGTGGAGCAGGATGAAGAACCGCCAGGGGAAGTAAATTCAGCCGCTCTGCGTTCTGCTATTCAGGTTGCAAAGCTACTTAATATGAACATTGTTGATCAACTCCGCTTCATGAGAAAAACAGTTGTAAATGGTTCAAACACATCGGGCTTTCAACGAACAGGTCTTGTCGCAACACAAGGTATGCTAAGAACAGGGAAAGGAAAATTTTGTGGTGTAGAATCACTTGGCCTTGAAGAAGACTCCTGTAAAGACATAGAAAAAACAACTGATTACACCAAATATAATTTATCTCGATTAGGCATTCCTCTCTTAGAACTTGCAACAGCACCAGACATTAGCACGCCAGACGAAGCAAAAGACGTTGCAGAATATATTGGTATGATTATGCGAAGCCTGCCGAACGTGAAGCGAGGACTAGGAACTATTAGACAAGACGTGAATATCTCCATAGCTAAAGGTGTTCGCGTAGAAATTAAAGGAGCGCAAGACCTTAAGATGATTCCAACAATTCTGCGTAATGAAATGCTCAGGCAACATAATCTTTTAGACATATTTGAAGAACTTAATAAGCGAGGAGCAACAGTTGGTAAAGACATTATTGATGTAACTTCTCTTTTTACTTCAAGCACATCAAAAGTAATTACTACGGCCCTTGCAAAAGATACTGGCGTGGTGCTTGCGCTACCTCTTTATAGTTTTGGAGGACTAACCAAACTAGAAACGCAGCCAGGACGACGTTATGGAAGCGAGCTTTCTGACTATGCAAAAGTGATGGGCGTTGCAGGATTATTTCATGCAGATGAATTACCAAACTATGGCATAACTCAAGCAGAAAAAGATAATGTATTTGCAGAGCTGAAACTTGATGCAACCAAAGATAATTTTTTACTCATTGCTGATACTACAGATGTTGCACAGCGAGCACTTAGTAATGCCCAAGACAGAGCAGCAGACTTTACACTACGTAAAGAAGTAAGAACAGCAAAACCAGATGGCACAAGCGTCTTTATGCGCCCCATGCCAGGTGCCTCGCGTATGTACCCAGAAACAGATGTGAAACCAATTGTTATAGATGCAGATGCAGTTAAGATTCCCGAACTACTCAGTGAGAAGATTGGAAAGCTTGTTAAACAATTTGGCATCGCAGAAGATATTGCAAAACGATTACTTAAAGACGGCATTGATCTACCTGCATTAACAAAGAAATATCCGAACCTAAAAGCAGCCTTTATTATTGATACCTATTATTCATTACCTTCCATGATTAAGAAAAAACAAGGTGTGGATGTAGATATTATTTCTCATGCAGATACACTTTTTGCAAAACTTAATGATAATAAAATAACTAAAGATTCTTTTGAAGAATTACTTGCTCTTTTATCGCAAGGAAAAGAAGTTGATTGGTCTACATATGAATTGGTTGATATTGCAGATATTACCGATGATGTGAAAGCAATCATTGTAGAGATGAAAGGAGCGCCAATGGGCGCAATCATCGGCAAAGTCATGAATAAGTATAAAGGACGTGTAGATGGTAAAGAACTTGCAAAACTTGTTGCGCAACTTCATAAATAA